The Candidatus Accumulibacter similis genome has a segment encoding these proteins:
- a CDS encoding EAL domain-containing protein produces MILAYRLQPPEPLMRRLFLHFIARLSVARKLILIYGLDLSAVLFVSMILINEKFIAIDFARKEIVGNEYIGALRAATLGTLAGGRPSGSADAVLGAEERHGMARGNLGSRQLAHALAAHLRPLEAGDARSAGQEHAVASAVQALITRIGNQSNLILDPDLDSYYTMSLVVLRFPELFDLIGRIRDQAQSAAAAAPNLRVREQSSYLILEGRLDAVVGGIDSDYAEAVAAGTPQLGATLQPARHKLLAALDAFRASARQLAIGQGGVRHETDPDGLALAAWRQLDAAWASAGTALNGLLQERIDGLFQRMWLHLGTAAALLLLLLSVVYFVARQIALPLRRLAEVADGVRRSGDYTLRATWRSGDEIGRLINAFNDMLDQLDRSRRVERELAAQASAAEAQRQLLDAVPIPLLVTATPRHEVLHTNAQANAWLDGRRSDPWANGLLAEARVSFFQMLADSGAVDEFEVLWHGATRREWALISARRLRYQDRDAVLTAFTPIGRIKQMEERLELWARVFEASSESILITDATRTILTANRAFCRSTAYECLEVVDDTPTFLRSDRHPDGFYEEVWQVASVRGHWQGEMWIRRKTGEALPVWAALNAVRDEAGRITHYIATWFDISERKADEQRISHLAQHDVLTDLPNRALCVERLRLALQQADRHKRRVAVLFIDLDRFKNINDSLGHHIGDGVLRSVSSQLQRGVRSGDTVSRMGGDEFVVILNGVTDVEEIRQIVECRLIRLMRQPHNVGGAELHVSCSIGIAVYPEDGVEIETLMRNADAAMYQAKQQGRNNAQFFTLEMDRRARERMQIENDLRVGIERQQLRVFYQPRVDCRSGKLLGAEALVRWHHPEEGLITPGRFIPVAEDSGLIIPLGAWVLSEACRQQKRWRTTGQDLAISVNLSAGQLHDPDLLATLQRAITEHGVNPAMIELELTESLLMEDVTLTIDLLLAIKALGISLSVDDFGTGYSSLNYLHRFPIDKLKIDQSFVTDMLDDPNDLAITKAVIGLGHTLGLRVVAEGVEQAEEMRVLAAAGCDELQGYLFGKPMPADEFALWRKAFADGNECWCLDHDSR; encoded by the coding sequence ATGATTCTTGCATACAGGCTCCAGCCACCGGAGCCCCTCATGCGCCGTCTTTTCCTGCACTTCATTGCTCGCCTCAGCGTCGCGCGGAAGCTCATCCTGATCTACGGGCTCGACCTTTCGGCGGTGCTCTTCGTCTCGATGATCCTGATCAACGAAAAGTTCATCGCCATCGACTTCGCGCGCAAGGAAATCGTCGGCAACGAGTACATTGGCGCGCTTCGCGCGGCAACGCTCGGCACCCTGGCAGGCGGCCGGCCGAGCGGCTCGGCGGACGCCGTGCTGGGGGCCGAGGAACGCCATGGCATGGCTCGCGGCAATCTGGGCAGCCGCCAACTTGCCCATGCCCTGGCCGCCCACTTGCGCCCACTGGAGGCTGGCGATGCCCGATCAGCGGGCCAGGAACATGCCGTCGCATCGGCAGTGCAGGCGCTGATCACGCGCATCGGCAATCAGTCCAACCTGATCCTCGATCCCGATCTGGACAGTTATTACACGATGTCGCTGGTTGTCCTGCGTTTTCCCGAACTCTTCGACCTCATTGGCCGCATCCGCGACCAGGCGCAGAGCGCGGCCGCGGCCGCGCCGAACCTGCGGGTGCGCGAGCAGAGTTCGTACCTCATCCTCGAAGGCCGACTCGATGCGGTGGTCGGCGGCATCGACAGCGATTACGCCGAAGCAGTGGCGGCCGGCACGCCGCAGCTCGGGGCAACACTGCAGCCGGCGCGGCACAAGCTGCTGGCTGCACTCGACGCGTTTCGTGCCAGTGCGCGCCAGTTGGCCATCGGACAGGGCGGCGTCCGGCACGAGACCGATCCCGACGGGCTGGCACTCGCCGCATGGCGGCAGCTCGATGCAGCGTGGGCTTCAGCCGGCACCGCTCTCAACGGCTTGCTGCAGGAGCGGATCGACGGGCTGTTCCAGCGCATGTGGCTGCACCTCGGTACCGCTGCTGCCCTGCTGCTGCTTCTGCTCAGCGTGGTCTATTTCGTTGCGCGGCAGATTGCGCTGCCGCTTCGGCGCCTCGCCGAGGTGGCCGATGGCGTACGCCGTTCGGGCGATTACACGCTGCGTGCGACCTGGCGTTCCGGTGACGAGATCGGCCGCCTGATCAACGCCTTCAACGACATGCTGGACCAGCTCGATCGCAGCCGCCGTGTCGAACGGGAACTCGCCGCGCAGGCCAGTGCCGCCGAAGCGCAGCGCCAATTGCTCGATGCCGTCCCGATTCCACTGCTGGTTACGGCGACGCCACGACACGAGGTGCTGCATACCAACGCGCAGGCGAACGCCTGGCTCGACGGCCGCCGCAGTGATCCCTGGGCCAACGGGCTGCTGGCGGAAGCTCGGGTGTCCTTCTTCCAGATGCTGGCCGACAGCGGCGCGGTGGACGAGTTCGAAGTCCTTTGGCACGGCGCGACGAGACGTGAATGGGCGCTGATCTCGGCGCGTCGCCTGCGCTATCAGGACCGCGATGCCGTCCTCACCGCCTTCACGCCGATTGGCCGGATCAAGCAGATGGAGGAACGCCTGGAACTGTGGGCCAGGGTCTTCGAGGCGTCCTCTGAAAGCATCCTGATCACCGACGCCACGCGCACGATCCTGACCGCCAACCGGGCGTTCTGCCGAAGCACCGCGTACGAGTGCCTCGAAGTGGTCGATGACACGCCCACATTCCTGCGCTCCGATCGGCATCCGGACGGCTTCTACGAGGAAGTCTGGCAGGTGGCCAGCGTCCGTGGCCACTGGCAGGGCGAAATGTGGATCCGGCGCAAGACGGGCGAAGCCCTCCCCGTGTGGGCCGCGCTGAATGCCGTACGGGACGAAGCCGGCCGCATCACCCATTACATCGCCACCTGGTTCGACATCAGCGAGCGCAAGGCCGACGAGCAGCGCATCAGCCACCTGGCGCAGCATGATGTGCTCACCGATCTGCCCAACCGCGCGTTGTGCGTCGAACGTCTGCGTCTTGCGCTGCAGCAGGCGGACCGCCACAAGCGGCGGGTGGCGGTACTGTTCATCGACCTCGACCGCTTCAAGAACATCAACGATTCACTCGGTCACCATATCGGTGACGGCGTCCTCCGTTCCGTATCCAGCCAGTTGCAGCGGGGTGTGCGCAGTGGCGACACGGTCAGCCGCATGGGCGGCGACGAGTTCGTCGTCATTCTCAACGGCGTCACCGACGTCGAGGAGATTCGCCAGATCGTCGAGTGCCGCCTGATCCGGCTGATGCGCCAGCCACACAACGTCGGCGGTGCCGAACTGCATGTCTCGTGCAGCATCGGCATCGCGGTCTATCCCGAGGATGGCGTGGAGATCGAAACCCTGATGCGCAACGCGGATGCGGCGATGTACCAGGCGAAGCAGCAGGGGCGCAACAATGCCCAGTTCTTCACCCTGGAGATGGACCGGCGCGCGCGCGAGCGAATGCAGATCGAGAACGACCTGCGCGTCGGCATCGAGCGCCAGCAACTGCGGGTCTTCTACCAGCCCCGGGTCGACTGCCGCAGTGGCAAGCTCCTCGGTGCCGAAGCCCTGGTTCGCTGGCACCATCCCGAAGAGGGACTGATCACGCCGGGCCGCTTCATTCCGGTGGCCGAGGACAGCGGCTTGATCATCCCGCTCGGCGCCTGGGTGCTCTCCGAGGCTTGTCGGCAGCAGAAGCGCTGGCGCACGACCGGCCAGGACCTGGCGATTTCGGTCAACCTCTCGGCAGGCCAGTTGCACGACCCCGATCTGCTGGCGACACTGCAGCGGGCGATCACCGAGCACGGCGTGAATCCGGCGATGATCGAGCTGGAACTGACCGAGTCGCTGCTGATGGAAGATGTCACCCTGACGATCGACCTTCTCCTGGCGATCAAGGCGCTGGGAATCTCGCTGTCGGTCGACGATTTCGGCACCGGCTACTCCAGCCTGAACTACCTCCACCGCTTCCCGATCGACAAGCTGAAGATCGACCAATCCTTCGTCACGGACATGCTCGACGATCCCAACGACCTCGCGATCACCAAGGCGGTGATCGGTCTCGGGCACACCCTGGGGCTGCGCGTGGTCGCCGAAGGCGTCGAGCAGGCCGAGGAAATGCGCGTGCTCGCGGCAGCCGGCTGCGACGAACTGCAGGGCTACCTGTTCGGCAAGCCGATGCCGGCGGACGAGTTCGCTCTCTGGCGCAAGGCCTTCGCGGATGGCAATGAGTGCTGGTGCCTGGATCACGACTCCCGGTGA